Proteins from one Flammeovirgaceae bacterium genomic window:
- a CDS encoding chromosome segregation protein SMC: protein MSEAPPQAEGPKKAHNRTAIIIALLSIIVIIQSIKIYLDYQEKVDVNQQLATTEEDLATTMQQLKDIQVELNQKITELEKLGGDITELEKAKAEVDAELKRTRSRTSRNIKELKDRVDGYEQLLKLKDQELEKLKSLNKELYSENRNLKTTQNQLSDSINRLSKNTDELATKVAIASQLKAENIEVASVNARGKERTPPFRGKQLETLKVEFNIAENKVAPVEGKKIVIRVTDENGQVIFDVAKGSGTFMLNGKEEFYTAAQEILFDNTRQKLSFVYEKGSEYASGNYTVDIYTDGYKMGQVEFRVK, encoded by the coding sequence ATGAGCGAGGCACCCCCCCAGGCAGAAGGGCCAAAAAAAGCACACAACAGGACGGCCATCATCATCGCACTGCTCTCCATTATTGTGATCATCCAGAGCATAAAGATATACCTGGACTACCAGGAAAAGGTGGACGTCAACCAGCAACTGGCCACTACGGAGGAAGACCTGGCCACCACCATGCAGCAGTTGAAGGACATCCAGGTGGAGCTGAACCAAAAGATTACGGAACTGGAAAAGCTGGGCGGGGACATCACCGAACTGGAAAAGGCCAAGGCCGAGGTGGACGCGGAGCTGAAGAGGACCCGCAGCCGCACCAGCCGGAACATCAAGGAACTGAAAGACCGGGTGGACGGGTACGAGCAACTGCTGAAGCTGAAAGACCAGGAACTTGAAAAATTAAAGTCGCTGAACAAGGAGTTGTATTCGGAAAACAGGAACCTGAAAACCACGCAAAACCAACTGAGCGATTCGATCAACCGGTTGTCCAAAAACACGGATGAACTGGCCACCAAGGTGGCCATTGCCTCGCAGTTGAAAGCCGAGAACATTGAGGTGGCCTCCGTAAACGCCAGGGGCAAAGAGCGCACCCCTCCATTTCGGGGCAAACAACTGGAAACCCTAAAGGTGGAATTCAACATTGCCGAAAACAAGGTGGCGCCCGTGGAGGGCAAGAAGATCGTGATCCGGGTCACCGATGAAAACGGGCAGGTGATTTTCGATGTGGCCAAAGGATCGGGGACTTTCATGCTCAACGGGAAAGAGGAGTTTTACACCGCGGCACAGGAGATCTTGTTTGACAACACCCGGCAGAAGTTGAGCTTTGTTTACGAAAAAGGCTCGGAATACGCTTCAGGGAACTATACCGTGGACATCTACACCGATGGCTATAAGATGGGCCAGGTGGAGTTTAGGGTAAAATAG